In the genome of Leucobacter luti, one region contains:
- a CDS encoding DUF58 domain-containing protein, whose translation MNTSRLITPTGSFVIVAVIVAALLGIGFGLVEAWTVAIAGALLLLVAVPFLAGGRSYEIRIEASRLRVVAGGEVRLEVEVQNPGATPTLPATAELPVGPALRELPIPLIAPGSSTTLPLDVPTPQRGVIEVGPVTLARRDPVGLLRRELTWPDTHLLHVHPITTALPPGAAGLVRDLEGDASKRLTDADLSFHAVRDYAHGDSRRHIHWRSTAKTGTIMVRQYEESQTARSAILFDANLAEYENAEAFELGVSVAASLALQAVREGRERFVGTQWEPGRERSAIDGLEELPSRTPTQLLDAWSRVNSTAEAAPLEYIARGLAQSRRPLSLVALVTGGVPDPTRLRRAAVAFPPDVTVLTVRCAPLADPAAHHSDVGSVLTVGALTDLPQLLLRRATV comes from the coding sequence GTGAATACCTCGCGCCTGATTACGCCGACCGGTAGCTTCGTGATCGTCGCGGTTATCGTCGCCGCGCTCCTGGGTATCGGGTTTGGTCTGGTTGAGGCATGGACTGTTGCGATCGCCGGCGCTCTGCTGCTGCTGGTCGCCGTGCCGTTCCTCGCCGGTGGGCGGTCCTACGAGATCCGGATCGAGGCCAGTCGCCTCCGCGTGGTGGCTGGCGGCGAGGTGCGTCTCGAAGTTGAGGTGCAGAACCCCGGTGCCACGCCCACTCTCCCCGCGACCGCCGAACTCCCGGTCGGCCCTGCGCTGCGTGAGCTGCCGATCCCGTTGATCGCTCCCGGCTCGAGCACGACTCTGCCGCTCGACGTTCCAACGCCGCAGCGGGGCGTGATCGAGGTGGGCCCCGTTACGCTCGCGCGCCGCGACCCCGTTGGTCTGCTGCGGCGTGAGCTGACGTGGCCAGACACACATCTGCTGCACGTGCACCCGATCACCACGGCGCTGCCACCAGGCGCCGCCGGCCTCGTGCGTGATCTCGAAGGCGACGCGAGCAAGCGTCTGACGGATGCTGATCTCTCTTTCCACGCTGTGCGCGACTACGCACACGGTGACTCGCGGCGCCACATCCACTGGCGCTCGACCGCGAAGACCGGCACCATTATGGTGCGACAGTACGAGGAATCGCAGACTGCGCGTTCTGCGATCCTGTTCGACGCCAACCTTGCGGAGTATGAAAACGCCGAGGCGTTTGAACTCGGGGTGAGCGTTGCCGCCTCCCTTGCGCTGCAGGCTGTGCGCGAGGGACGCGAGCGCTTCGTAGGAACGCAGTGGGAACCAGGCCGCGAGCGATCCGCGATCGACGGTCTGGAAGAGCTGCCGTCGCGCACTCCGACACAGCTGCTCGACGCGTGGTCACGCGTGAACTCCACCGCCGAAGCCGCACCCCTCGAGTACATTGCGCGCGGTCTCGCGCAGTCCAGGCGCCCGCTCTCGCTGGTCGCGCTCGTGACCGGCGGGGTCCCCGATCCGACCAGGCTCCGTCGCGCCGCCGTCGCATTCCCGCCGGATGTCACGGTGCTCACAGTGCGCTGCGCGCCGCTGGCAGACCCCGCTGCGCACCACAGCGACGTGGGGAGCGTCCTGACCGTGGGCGCGCTCACCGATCTACCGCAGTTGCTACTGCGCCGGGCCACCGTATGA
- a CDS encoding MoxR family ATPase, which translates to MSEVIQGKRRVIDLVFASALAGGHVLLEDVPGTGKTALARSLAEVIQGTASRIQFTPDLLPGDVTGISVYDQRAGVFEFHAGPVFANVVLADEINRASPKTQSALLEVMEESRVTIDGVSHDVGSPFLVIATQNPIEQAGTYRLPEAQLDRFMIKTAIGYPDASAMLRILQQHRGGQEKLTAVVTTAMVAQAQEFVNRVHVSPLVADYAVRLVEATRRASEVRLGASVRGALALVRMASAWAAAHGRHYVTPDDVRDLAMPALAHRLVLEPEAEFDGVTAEQVVGQVLLDIRMPQENGTA; encoded by the coding sequence GTGAGCGAGGTCATTCAGGGCAAGCGCCGCGTGATCGACCTCGTCTTCGCCAGCGCGCTCGCTGGCGGCCACGTGCTGCTGGAAGATGTACCGGGCACCGGCAAGACTGCGCTCGCACGCTCTCTTGCCGAGGTGATTCAGGGCACGGCTTCGCGGATCCAGTTCACGCCCGATCTGCTCCCGGGCGATGTCACCGGCATCTCCGTTTATGACCAGCGCGCAGGCGTCTTCGAGTTTCACGCGGGCCCGGTGTTTGCCAACGTGGTGCTCGCCGATGAGATCAACCGCGCGAGCCCGAAGACGCAGTCCGCGCTCCTTGAGGTCATGGAAGAGAGCCGCGTCACAATCGATGGCGTGTCACACGACGTGGGCAGTCCGTTCCTCGTGATCGCGACACAGAACCCGATCGAGCAGGCGGGCACCTACCGGCTGCCTGAGGCGCAGCTCGACCGGTTCATGATCAAGACTGCGATCGGCTACCCAGACGCGAGTGCGATGCTGCGGATCCTGCAGCAGCACCGCGGCGGCCAGGAGAAGCTCACCGCAGTGGTGACCACTGCGATGGTGGCCCAAGCGCAGGAGTTTGTGAACCGCGTGCATGTGAGCCCACTCGTGGCCGACTATGCGGTGCGACTCGTGGAGGCCACCCGTCGGGCGAGTGAGGTTCGTCTCGGCGCGAGCGTCCGCGGCGCGCTGGCCCTGGTGCGGATGGCCTCCGCGTGGGCTGCAGCGCACGGCAGGCACTACGTCACCCCTGATGATGTGCGCGACCTCGCGATGCCTGCGCTCGCGCACCGGCTCGTGCTCGAGCCGGAGGCCGAATTCGACGGGGTCACCGCCGAACAGGTCGTCGGTCAGGTGCTACTCGACATTCGCATGCCCCAGGAGAACGGCACCGCGTGA